The region GCCACCTCCTCAATGACAGCGAGAATTTCTTCAGGCTTGAAAAGTTCGCCGTTGACAAGGTTGTGAGCCACAACCTTGGCCTTCCCGTGGACGGCCCGCTCGACTTCGAGGACCATCTGGCCGCAGTTCAGCTCGGGGACGATAATGGTTTTCACCTTCCGTGCGAGCTTTTCAAGTTCCTTGTCGGGGAAAGGCCAGAGGGTGATGGGTCTGAAAAACCCGGCCTTGATGCCCCGGTTCCTCGCCTCGTGAACTGCCCTCAGGCTTGACCGGGCCACGCTTCCGTAGGCAAGAACAATCACTTCGGCATCGTCGGCGTATACTGTTTCGTATTCGACGATGTCGTCGCGGAAGCGGTCGATTTTTCTCATGAGGCGTTTCATTTTTTTCTCGATTTCATCGGCGCTGTTCGTGGGAAATCCCCAGTCGTTGTGGGTCAGGCCGGTAATATGCCACGTGTAGCCGTCACCGAAGGATGCCATGCAGGGAAGGTCGTCTTTCGGATCCGGGCGGTATGGAACGAACTTTTCAGGAATGTCTGTGGGGCGCTTCCGGTCTACGAGCTTGGAAGGGTCAATTTTCGGCACGAGGACTTTTTCGCGCATGTGGCCGATGATTTCATCGCTCATGATCAGAACCGGCTGACGGTATCTTTCTGCTGCGTTGAACGCCTTAATGGCTATTTCATAGCATTCCTGGACGGAAGCGGGAGCATAGCAGATGGTACCGTGGTCTCCGTGGGTTCCCCAGCGGGCCTGCATGACATCCTGCTGAGCGGTTTTCGTGGGAAGTCCTGTGGAGGGACCGCCGCGCATGACATCCACCACAACTATGGGGATCTCAGCCATGTATGCGAGGCCGAGGTTTTCCTGCTTGAGGGAGAATCCGGGTCCGGAGGTTGCAGTCAGGGATTTCATCCCGGCGATGGAGCCCCCTATCGTGGCGGCTATTCCGGCAATCTCGTCCTCCATCTGGATAAATCTTCCGTTCAGCTTCGGGAGCTCTTCAGCCATGATTTCGGCAATTTCCGACGAAGGAGTGATGGGATATCCTCCGAAAAAACGGCAACCGGCGGCGAGAGAACCGTAAGCGATTGCCTCGTTTCCCTGCCAGAAGGCGACATCAGGCATCCTTCTCTTCCTCCTTCTCTTTCACGGTAATTGCCATATCAGGGCAGATGTTCTCGCACTGTCTGCAGCCTATGCAGTCATCCTGACGGGCCGGGACAGACTTTCCGCGTACTTCGTCGAGCTCGAGCACTTTTTTCGGGCAAATGTGGATACACAAGGAACAGCCCTTACACCACGAATTGTTCACCTGGACTTCGAACTTTTTGGGCAACAAAGTCACCTCCTACGGGATTGTCCAAACGGGTTCAAAAACAGCACTGGTAAAATCTTCCAGCTATCTCATCTTATATGTGAAAGAATATCTTTAAGCTGATGGGACTTCAACTGTGAAAACATATTTATCTTTTTTATCTAGGTCTATATAATGAGATAAAAAAGATAAAAACCAATCAGCCTATATCGGGTTCACGGAAATATTGTGCCGTGACAGCCTGGGGCGGAATAGCCCTCTCTTTGTACAGTCCCGCAAGAAGGACATCTGCAGAACCCCGTGGGGCTGCAGGTTCGAAAGGACCGGGAATGCTGCCGGAAAAAAAACCGGCGCATTTTTCGGGGGCATCCGAAAGAAAGAGAACCTCTCTTTTTCGGTCTTCTGAAGGGAAAAGAGCTGCCTGAAGTTCGTCACGGCTGTATGCTCTCGGAGGCATTGCCTCTTTCGGGTGCTCCCCCGCCGCCGCAGGGGCGTAGAGAGCTGAATACACCCTCCCTCCGCCGGCCCAGAGAAGAGGACAGATGTGGCTTTGTGAACTGCCGGGCCTTCCGAAGACGAGCGATTCAAGTGAAGACAGTGGAATTACAGGCTTTTCGCCGGCTGCCCAGGCGAGGAACTGGGAAAAAGCTACCCCCACCTTTATTCCGGTGAAGGAGCCGGGACCATTGACTACAGCGATAAAATCGAGATCCTGAACCTTGAAGGAAAAACACCTGAGAAAAAAATCGACAAGAGACGGCAGGAACGAGGATTGCCTTTTTCCTAGATCGAGATTCATTTCTCCGCAGACGGTTCCTCCCTCGGAAAGTCCGAGAGCGGTCCATCGTGCGTTGGAGCAGTTGATCGACAAAATTCGGTGTTTCATTCGGGAATGACCTCCCCTATGATCTGCCAGATTAGGGAAAGAAGTTCCTCCCCTTCGGGGTTGAGAGCAAAAAAGTCGAATTGGCGGCGTTCCGGAAACCTGAGAAAATCAGGGGAAGAAATTTGTACTTTCCAAAGGGGCCGCCCAGAAAAATACGGGACCTTTTCTGCCCATTCTACGAAAAGAACCGTCTCGCCGGAGTCGTCTTCCTGGAGGTCGAGATCATCGACATCCCGGGACTCCAGCCTGTAGAGGTCTGAATGAACGATCTTCCTGTTCCCGGCAGAGTAATGGTTGACGAGAGTGAAGGAAGGGCTTCGCACTTTTCTGAAGCCGAGGGCCTCGCAGAACCCCCGGACCAGGGTCGTTTTTCCTGCTCCCAGATCTCCGGAAAGGAGAATAGTAATCCCGCCGGAAATATGCCCCGCAAGCAACGCACCGAGCTGTGCCGTTTCCTCTTCGGATTCAGTCACCGCCGTTCGTGACGGCTTAAAAAACATTATCTGGTCACCACTCCTCTATTTTTTTCTTCGGAGAATGAAGATAAAAAGAAGGGCACCGAAAATGACCAGAAAAACGGAAAACAGCATGGGAGCAAAGGAGATTTCTCTTTGCATGTGCCGTGCTCCAAGGAGCCAGAAGAGCGCCAGGGCAAAACCTGCGGCCGTATAACGAAATCCTTTTATACGGATTCTCTCTGTCTTTTTCAGTTCTTCATCCCAGTCTATTCTTTTTCTTCTCACAATGGTCAATTCCTCATTCTCATGAGTATTCCGGGGATTTCATCCGCGATTTCCCCTGCAAGGACTCCGTCAAAACCCTTCGATGCGGCCAGGGACTCTGCCGCCATTCCATGAACGCATGCACCCAGGGCGGCGCTTTCAAGGAGAGGGGTCCCGGCGGACAGAAAGGCGGCGATTACCCCTGCGAGGACATCACCGGAGCCGGGAACGGCAAGGCTCCTGTTCCCTGCCGTGACGAGATAGGTTTGCTGTCCGTCGTCGCAGAGTGTTCCTGCTCCCTTAAGAAGAACCGGCCCCCACTCCTCCGCTACACGTCGTGCCGACGAGATCCGGTCTTTCCTGACATCCTCCGGCCGGACCCGAAGAAGCCGGGCCGCCTCTCCTTCATGAGGTGTGAGGAGGACTCTTTCCCTGTCGAACCTGTCTCCCGATTCCGATAGCCAGAACAATCCGTCGCCGTCAAGGATGATGTTGCCTTGCCAGGCGGAAAGCACAAGGCGGCAGAGTTCTCCAGCCCTATCGGAACGGCCTAGTCCAGGTCCCAGAATGACTGTTTCAATCCTCTCCGACCATGCGGAAAGTGTTTCGGCAATTTCTCCGTCGCTCTTCGAGAAAAGGCCGCTTTCAAGGATCGCTTCGGGAAGGAAGGAGGAACATGGTGCACAGGATGTTTCATCGGAAAAGAGAATACCAAGCCCGCCCCCCGCTCTCAGAAAAGACCGGACGGAAAGAAGAGGCGCTCCCCGGTAGAGTGCGCTTCCTCCTATCACCATGGCTCCGCCTCTCATGCCCTTGTGGATGTCTTCAGGAAAATGGGGAGGGAGCAGCCTCCCGTATTCCGGAGAGAAAGAACGGATGCGGGGAACGGCGTTCCGGGGCAGCGGGAAACCGATGCCCGCCACAATGACTTCCCCTGCAAGCTTTCTCCCGTCGCCTGCGGCGATCCCTGTTTTGGGAGCGATCATCGTGATGGTCATGGCGGCTCCTGCACAATTCCCGTCAGCTTCTCCCGAGTCCGGATCAATTCCGGTCGGGATATCCAGGGCAACGATTCTTCCCGCCTCTTTTGAAAGGGAGCAAAGCCGGGCAATTTCTCCCCTCAGGGGGCCTGACGAGCCGATACCCAGAAGTGAATCCACCAGGATATCTGCCTTTCGGATGTTCCAGACAATCTCCTCGTCTGAAGAGACAGATGAACAGGAGACGTGAATCCCGCACTGAACGGCAAGGCGGCAGTTCTCTTCCGTGATTCCCTTCAGGCTGTCGATAGGAACCGCTGAGAAAATCCGGACCTTCCTCCCTTGTGCAGCGAGATGCCTTGCCGCGACGTACCCATCGCCTCCGTTTTTCCCGGGGCCTGCGAGAACGAGAATCTCGCCCAACGGAAACCGGTTCATAATGACGCCGGCAGCCGCCGCCCCCGCGTTTTCCATGAGGAGAGATTCGGAAACCGCAAGGTTTTCCATAATCTCATTTTCTAATCTTCTGATTTCAGCGGATGTGAAGTAATTCATGGCTTGCCTCGATGGCGACTACGGCAACGGCATACTCTCCGTCGTGAGAAATGGAGAGAAAGGGGTATCCTTTTTTTCCGCCCGGAATAAGGTCTTCCACGGATTCCCCCACACGGAGAACCGGTCCGCTTTCCGTCCGTTCCACCCAGACTCCGCAGAAGGCAATGGAATACATGGAAACCGAAGAAGCCTTTGAAAAGGCTTCCCTTGCGGCAAAGCTTCCGGCAAGATGCCGTGCGGGGTCAGCCTTTGAAAAGGCGTAGGCGACTTCGTCAGGATGGAAGACCCTCTTCAGGAAATGGTCGGACCGGATGGATTTACGCATTCTTTCCACGTTGCAGAGATCGACTCCCAGTCCCACAATCACGTTGTTTCCTCCACACGAAATTTGATTTTTACGAAGGTTATACCATAAAAAAAGGGCTCCGGCAAAACCGGAACCCTTTTTTCCTCAATAATGGTGGGTGGTAGAGGACTCGAACCTCTGACCTCTTCCGCGTCAAGGAAGCGTTCTTCCTCTGAACTAACCACCCAACAGGAAAGAATTCTACATACCTCAGGGCCTTTTGTCAATAAGCCGCCCGGAACAAAACGCCCATATCCGGGAAAACGAGAGCTTCCGCATCCATTCGGGAGTTTCCCATCCTTTGCGGACAGACGCCCTGGACAGGGCTCCGCTGAACAAGGCTCCCCAATAGGCATAGGGCGATTTCGTCCACAAACCTATGACGAAACAGGAGAGACAGATAAGCCCAAAAAAATTTCTGTAGGTCAAAACCTTTCACCCCTGCTCTTTTACCACGGAGTCCCAAGCAGAAAATGGGGCAGAAACAGAGAAAGCCTGGGAAAATAGGTTGTTATGAGGAGCGTCGGGACCCATGCAAAGGCTATTATCCAGAGCGTCGGCCCCATCATCTCGTTTATTGGCGCGTTACCCAATCGACCCCCAAGGTACAGGACGGGTGCCGCCGGCGGTGTGATGCATCCCAGTCCCGTATTGACGCCCACGATGGCCGCGTAATGGATGGGATTGAAGCCGAGTTCGATGATTATGGGCATGAGTATGGGGGTTCCCAGTGTGACTGAGCTGATATCGTCCATGAGCATTCCCATGATGACCAGGAAAATATTGATCATGAACAGAATGATCCAGCGATTTTCGGAGACGGAACGAAAGAGCCCCAGCATCTTCCCGGGGAGGTCCTCCATGATATAGAGCCTGCTGAGCATCATGACTGAATAAAGCATTACCATGACAACACCAGTGGTGACCGCCGACTCGACAAGGGAGTCCCATAGGCCTCTCCATGTGAGTCCCCTGTAAATGAACATGCCTGTCGGGATTGCGTACACCACTGCAACGGCGGCCGCTTCGGTGGGAGTCATA is a window of Aminivibrio pyruvatiphilus DNA encoding:
- a CDS encoding NAD(P)H-hydrate dehydratase gives rise to the protein MENLAVSESLLMENAGAAAAGVIMNRFPLGEILVLAGPGKNGGDGYVAARHLAAQGRKVRIFSAVPIDSLKGITEENCRLAVQCGIHVSCSSVSSDEEIVWNIRKADILVDSLLGIGSSGPLRGEIARLCSLSKEAGRIVALDIPTGIDPDSGEADGNCAGAAMTITMIAPKTGIAAGDGRKLAGEVIVAGIGFPLPRNAVPRIRSFSPEYGRLLPPHFPEDIHKGMRGGAMVIGGSALYRGAPLLSVRSFLRAGGGLGILFSDETSCAPCSSFLPEAILESGLFSKSDGEIAETLSAWSERIETVILGPGLGRSDRAGELCRLVLSAWQGNIILDGDGLFWLSESGDRFDRERVLLTPHEGEAARLLRVRPEDVRKDRISSARRVAEEWGPVLLKGAGTLCDDGQQTYLVTAGNRSLAVPGSGDVLAGVIAAFLSAGTPLLESAALGACVHGMAAESLAASKGFDGVLAGEIADEIPGILMRMRN
- the tsaB gene encoding tRNA (adenosine(37)-N6)-threonylcarbamoyltransferase complex dimerization subunit type 1 TsaB — protein: MKHRILSINCSNARWTALGLSEGGTVCGEMNLDLGKRQSSFLPSLVDFFLRCFSFKVQDLDFIAVVNGPGSFTGIKVGVAFSQFLAWAAGEKPVIPLSSLESLVFGRPGSSQSHICPLLWAGGGRVYSALYAPAAAGEHPKEAMPPRAYSRDELQAALFPSEDRKREVLFLSDAPEKCAGFFSGSIPGPFEPAAPRGSADVLLAGLYKERAIPPQAVTAQYFREPDIG
- a CDS encoding holo-ACP synthase, with product MIVGLGVDLCNVERMRKSIRSDHFLKRVFHPDEVAYAFSKADPARHLAGSFAAREAFSKASSVSMYSIAFCGVWVERTESGPVLRVGESVEDLIPGGKKGYPFLSISHDGEYAVAVVAIEASHELLHIR
- a CDS encoding 2-oxoacid:acceptor oxidoreductase subunit alpha, with protein sequence MPDVAFWQGNEAIAYGSLAAGCRFFGGYPITPSSEIAEIMAEELPKLNGRFIQMEDEIAGIAATIGGSIAGMKSLTATSGPGFSLKQENLGLAYMAEIPIVVVDVMRGGPSTGLPTKTAQQDVMQARWGTHGDHGTICYAPASVQECYEIAIKAFNAAERYRQPVLIMSDEIIGHMREKVLVPKIDPSKLVDRKRPTDIPEKFVPYRPDPKDDLPCMASFGDGYTWHITGLTHNDWGFPTNSADEIEKKMKRLMRKIDRFRDDIVEYETVYADDAEVIVLAYGSVARSSLRAVHEARNRGIKAGFFRPITLWPFPDKELEKLARKVKTIIVPELNCGQMVLEVERAVHGKAKVVAHNLVNGELFKPEEILAVIEEVA
- a CDS encoding 4Fe-4S dicluster domain-containing protein, yielding MPKKFEVQVNNSWCKGCSLCIHICPKKVLELDEVRGKSVPARQDDCIGCRQCENICPDMAITVKEKEEEKDA
- the tsaE gene encoding tRNA (adenosine(37)-N6)-threonylcarbamoyltransferase complex ATPase subunit type 1 TsaE — protein: MFFKPSRTAVTESEEETAQLGALLAGHISGGITILLSGDLGAGKTTLVRGFCEALGFRKVRSPSFTLVNHYSAGNRKIVHSDLYRLESRDVDDLDLQEDDSGETVLFVEWAEKVPYFSGRPLWKVQISSPDFLRFPERRQFDFFALNPEGEELLSLIWQIIGEVIPE